A window of Cryptomeria japonica chromosome 3, Sugi_1.0, whole genome shotgun sequence contains these coding sequences:
- the LOC131065985 gene encoding glucan endo-1,3-beta-glucosidase 12 translates to MGTQKIAVIIILGLLLATNPLADGGIGQWCIADPQAPPQILQGALDWACGAGGADCTAVQWNQPCFEPNTLVFHASYAFNSYWQKNKHKGASCHFNSASYVTESNPSSGGCKYMYVP, encoded by the exons ATGGGTACTCAAAAAATTGCCGTGATCATAATCTTAGGTCTGCTACTGGCAACAAATCCTCTAGCAG ATGGAGGTATTGGACAATGGTGTATAGCAGATCCACAGGCACCACCTCAAATATTGCAGGGAGCTTTGGATTGGGCTTGTGGAGCAGGTGGAGCAGACTGCACTGCAGTTCAATGGAACCAGCCCTGCTTTGAGCCCAACACACTGGTTTTCCATGCCTCTTATGCTTTCAACAGCTACTGGCAAAAGAACAAGCACAAAGGTGCTTCCTGCCATTTCAATTCTGCTTCATATGTCACAGAGAGCAATCCAA GTAGTGGGGGATGCAAGTATATGTATGTGCCTTGA